The window CCCATCGTGTTCGAGCCACCACCTGCGCAGGCGATCACGGAGTCGGGGAGCGAGCCGGTTTGCTCGAGACACTGCGCGCGGGCCTCCTCGGAGATGACCGCCTGAAAGTCGCGCACCATCGCCGGGAACGGATGCGGCCCGACGACGGATCCGATCACGTAGTGGGTGTGCTCGACTGTTCGCGACCAGTCGCGCATGGTTTCCGAAATCGCCTCTTTGAGGGTGCCGCGGCCGGCGTCGACCGGGTTCACCTCGGCCCCGTTGATCCGCATCCGGAACACGTTGGGGCGCTGGCGATTGACGTCCGTTCGGCCCATGTAGATTTCACAGGGCATGTCGAGGTGGGCGGCAGCCATCGCCGTCGCCGTGCCGTGCTGACCCGCACCCGTCTCGGCGATGATTCGTTCCTTGCCCATGTACTTCGCGAGCAGCACCTGTCCGAGGGCGTTGTTCAGCTTGTGGGCACCGCCGTGAACCAGATCCTCCCGTTTGAGGTATACGTCGCGACCGTACCGATCGCTCAACCGATCCGCTCGCTGGAGGGGGGTCGGTCGCCCGCCGAACGCCTCGAGTCGCCGTCGGAACTCGTCCATGAACCCGTCCTCGTTCTCGAGGACGTACCGCTGGTAGGCGTCCTCGAGTTCCTCGAGGGCGGGCATCAGAGCCTCGGGAACGTACTGGCCGCCGAAGCGGCCGAAGGTTCCGTCCTCGGCGTTCGTGTCTCGATTCGAGTCGTTCGTTATTCGAGCGTCCCTGTGCTCCTCGCTCTCACTGGTCGGGTCCGTGCGCGTTCCCCGCGGTGTGTCAGTTTCAGTGTCAGTATCAGTCATGTCGTTTCGACCTCCGCCATCGTCAGTCGCCGCGTATTCGATCGTACGTCACCGTCGGTTTCGCCCGCGTGATCCATGAGGGCACTGCCGACGAGCAAGCCGTCCGCGCCCGCCTCGCGCATCCGGCAGGCATCCTCGGGCGTCGAAATTCCGCTCTCGGCGATCAGGGTCACGTCGTCAGGGACGTGGGGCGCGACGCGCTCGAAGGTTTCGAGATTGACCTCGAGTTTCGTCAGGTCGCGGTTGTTCACGCCGAGGATGTCGGCACCCGCTTCGAGGGCCACCTCGAGTTCTGCCCGATCGTGTACCTCGACGAGTACCTGGAAGCCGCGTTCACGGGCGGCCGCGAGCAGTACTTCGAGGTCGTCGACGAAGCGGACGATGAGCAAGACGAGATCCGATTCGACGACGTCGAGCTGTTCCTCGCGAAGGACGAAGTCCTTGCGCAGCACCGGCACGTCGACCGCGTCGCGAACGCGCCTGAGTGCGGTGGGCGAGCC of the Natronosalvus vescus genome contains:
- the trpB gene encoding tryptophan synthase subunit beta, whose amino-acid sequence is MPALEELEDAYQRYVLENEDGFMDEFRRRLEAFGGRPTPLQRADRLSDRYGRDVYLKREDLVHGGAHKLNNALGQVLLAKYMGKERIIAETGAGQHGTATAMAAAHLDMPCEIYMGRTDVNRQRPNVFRMRINGAEVNPVDAGRGTLKEAISETMRDWSRTVEHTHYVIGSVVGPHPFPAMVRDFQAVISEEARAQCLEQTGSLPDSVIACAGGGSNTMGSFHTFVPDQHVSLYAVEAGGSSLEVDEEAGVAPNSATLATGDEGVLHGARTTLLQDSHGQIMESHSVSAGLDYAGVGPELAHLVDEGRVTPVTVDDESALEAFHRLSTEEGIIPALETAHAFGYLHEAALVDDADEVLGETVVVTVSGRGDKDLETVIEETAARGLDAAPDMSVFEGGLR
- the trpC gene encoding indole-3-glycerol phosphate synthase — encoded protein: MEPVGDVAPAVRSILEAARNRDATTADPITVEPRPFSDALTTAESDGRVPVIAEVKPTSPTSDGHREDDPVELAESMVDGGAAAISVLTEPTHFGGSPTALRRVRDAVDVPVLRKDFVLREEQLDVVESDLVLLIVRFVDDLEVLLAAARERGFQVLVEVHDRAELEVALEAGADILGVNNRDLTKLEVNLETFERVAPHVPDDVTLIAESGISTPEDACRMREAGADGLLVGSALMDHAGETDGDVRSNTRRLTMAEVETT